In a single window of the Acyrthosiphon pisum isolate AL4f chromosome X, pea_aphid_22Mar2018_4r6ur, whole genome shotgun sequence genome:
- the LOC100163985 gene encoding LOW QUALITY PROTEIN: low-density lipoprotein receptor-related protein 5 (The sequence of the model RefSeq protein was modified relative to this genomic sequence to represent the inferred CDS: deleted 1 base in 1 codon) produces the protein MTTPDARRQSVGRVADPPPTPQRRRCAPRPLSRQTTARREPCAVAVAAAPAAATVAVSVTADRNTDADARSAIATVLPATSRTPVTVKCARMTSSWIYVTLCCTVMMSLVNAYPNLIYTTSKDIRMANMSKSTRINVIVKDLIEGSALDFYYKGSLICWADHGQESIQCVSYNGTHASNKVAILNTGIITPDGLACDWLTKKIYWTDGDTNRIEVASLDGKYRKVLYWEDIDQPRAVALVPMDGIMFWTDWGEVPKIERAGMNGDLSTRKVIVSDNIFWPNGLTIDFHTKHIYWVDGKLGFIDIMDYDGRNRKTILEKGIPYPYGIALYQDRLYWTDWKTWSIHVVDRRGGGTSREIIHSNNVPMDIRVWNSARQPEKITLCDKNNGGCSDLCLLSPNSPGYSCACSTGVKLIDHHNCADGVQEVLFLVQKTDICQISLDSPDHTIMSIPLTGLAHAIAIDYDPVEGYIYWTDDEIKMIQRAKMNGSNQGVVISNEIYHPDGVAVDWVARNIYWTDTGTDRIEVARLNGKHRRVIVANDLIEPRGVAVAPELGWLFWSDWYDKRPKIERSNLDGNDRIVLLKEDLGWPNGITLDIKSRTLYFCDAKTDRIEVVGMNGEDRKELVSENLPHVFGLTQLGDYLYWTDWQRRTIDRVNKNTGSDRKIIIDQLPNLMGVKAVNLKEPLNGNPCGDNNGNCSQFCFYKPKGYYICACEIGYELAMDGKTCIVSESFLLFTRFEHIGILVLENSHYSDVIPVAGLKEASAVDVDIKNKRVYWTDVRLKTINRVYLNGSMAERIITFGLQTPEGLAVDWIGGNLYWSDSGTKRIEVSRLDGTMRKVLLWNDIKNPKNLILDPKKGFMYWSEFDGITGSIHKSSMNGEGKHCLINKIGRVVSITPDYDSGLIYWTTLTPNSGSIESIDLNGRRQSKIVSIPFGSFPSAITYFRGSLYWLDWSNGTYFQVDIQSGTILKQTKINLDHVTDLITFDKLSQTGTNPCAINNGGCQQLCLVKGSTKDHEPLPYHCSCETHFTLFKNNTCSAPNSFLIVAQKTTFYRVVMDIDDSSDSSLPVIGLKHVKAVEYDPISHMIYWIDGRSQMIKRCHENGSNPNMFIGNNGNIYNLYDLALDPYNRLLFWTCTVTDTINVTRLTNSSFQGSVFKSFDGEKPRNLAIHPEKGYIYWTDLGSQHRVIRSRIDGHNRVIIASDLLSLEALTVDRVQNMVYFSYSSKVDVCDLHGYQRKTLISFDGSLITNIAVLGPYLYWIDKEKQVIERVNKSTGYVTEGGTVMNQTPHLIDIIAIYIPTPEVLAMHPCSAMNKHGQCSHLCIVTGVNESTSNSHQCSCPLGLIMSDRQCVNVPVCGPEQFICNSLSAECMPLIWRCDGQTDCHDGSDEVNCLECNRHQFKCLDGHCIDRNWVCDGTKQCSDGSDESRCCESGLLSNDRFQCISNGACIPVKEVCDGWKHCIDGSDETYLACSLIRNVGHTTSANSDKSFKGTLFFTIIFFVTVFSLLLVIIYRCAKSDLDHTPSLTSNNIVTYTTIPIPRQYSSTSAYTAMQNGTHIDLISPSNCSPLNPPPSPTTTLTMQTNDYIRANQYLCYDDRYEPPCPTLCSQTDLPTDMYDDSDFALPLEPCPPPPTPRSHSPSSSTYFSPNAPPPSPNSCKRLC, from the exons ATGACGACGCCGGACGCGCGACGACAATCCGTCGGCCGAGTTGCTGATCCGCCGCCGACTCCGCAGCGGAGACGATGCGCGCCACGACCATTGTCCCGTCAGACGACCGCCCGTCGTGAACCTtgtgctgttgctgttgctgctgctccTGCCGCCGCCACCGTTGCCGTCAGTGTCACTGCCGATCGTAACACCGACGCGGACGCACGGAGCGCGATCGCCACAGTTTTACCCGCGACGTCCCGGACTCCAGTCACCGTGAAATGCGCCAGGATGACGTCGTCATGGATTTATGTAACGTTGTGCTGTACCGTGATGATGTCGCTTGTGAATG cgTATCCAAATTTGATATATACAACATCTAAAGATATCCGGATGGCTAATATGTCAAAATCGACCAGgattaatgttattgttaaa gATCTTATTGAAGGAAGTGCACTTGATTTCTATTATAAAGGATCTTTGATATGCTGGGCTGATCATGGTCAAGAATCTATTCAATGTGTTTCTTACAATGGAACTCACGCTAGTAACaag gtagcaATATTGAATACTGGTATTATTACACCAGATGGTTTAGCTTGTGACTGgcttactaaaaaaatatattggactgACGGAGATACTAATAGAATTGAAGTAGCATCGTTAGATGGTAAATACAGGAAAGTGCTATACTGGGAAGATATTGATCAACCCCGTGCTGTTGCTTTAGTTCCTATGGATgg CATAATGTTTTGGACGGACTGGGGTGAAGTTCCAAAAATTGAACGTGCAGGAATGAATGGAGATTTATCTACACGAAAAGTCATTGTTAGTGATAACATATTTTGGCCAAATGGCTTAACTATAGATTTTCATACCAAACACATCTACTGGGTTGATGGAAAACTTGGTTTTATTgat ATAATGGATTATGATGGGAGAAATAGGAAAACTATTCTTGAGAAAGGAATACCATATCCATATGGTATTGCTCTATATCAAGATAGACTATACTGGACTGATTGGAAGACAtg GTCGATTCATGTAGTAGATCGTAGAGGAGGTGGAACTAGCCGTGaaattatacatagtaataatgtaCCAATGGATATCCGCGTATGGAATTCCGCTCGCCAGCCAGAAAAAATTACTCTTTGTGATAAGAATAATGGAGGTTGTTCTGATTTGTGTCTTCTTTCCCCAAATTCTCCTGGATATTCGTGTGCTTGTTCCACTGGAGTAAAGCTTATAGACCATCATAATTGTGCTGACG GTGTCCAAGAAGTTTTATTTCTTGTACAAAAAACTGATATTTGTCAAATATCATTAGATTCTCCAGATCATACTATTATGTCTATACCTCTTACTGGTTTAGCTCATGCGATTGCCATTGATTATGACCCTGTGGAAGGATATATTTATTGGACTGATGATgaa attaaaatgaTTCAACGAGCAAAAATGAATGGTAGTAATCAAGGAGTTGTTATTTCCAATGAGATATATCACCCAGATGGAGTAGCCGTTGACTGGGTTGCAAGAAACATATATTGGACAGATACAGGAACAGATAGGATTGAAGTTGCTAGATTAAATGGGAAACACCGaaga gTTATTGTTGCTAATGATTTAATCGAACCTCGTGGTGTTGCTGTAGCACCTGAATTAGGTTGGCTATTTTGGTCTGATTGGTATGACAAACGACCAAAAATTGAACGATCCAATTTAGATGGAAATGATAGAATAGTTTTACTTAAAGAAGATTTAGGATGGCCAAATGGAATAACTTTGGATATTAAGTCAAGAACCCTTTATTTTTGTGACGCAAAAACTGATAGAATAGAA GTTGTTGGTATGAACGGAGAAGACCGTAAAGAACTTGTGAGTGAAAATTTGCCCCATGTGTTTGGTTTGACTCAATTGGGTGATTACCTTTATTGGACAGATTGGCAGCGTCGTACAATTGACagagttaataaaaatactggATCTGatcgaaaaattattatagatcaattgCCAAATTTAATGGGTGTAAAAGCTGTGAACTTAAAAGAGCCTCTTAATGGCAATCCATGTGGGGATAATAATGGAAATTGTAgtcagttttgtttttataaacctAAGGGCTACTACATTTGCGCATGTGAAATAG gttATGAATTGGCTATGGACGGAAAAACTTGCATAGTGTCTGAATCATTTCTACTATTTACTCGATTCGAACATATTGGAATATTA GTACTAGAGAATAGTCATTATTCAGATGTTATTCCTGTAGCTGGATTGAAAGAAGcgag TGCGGTTGATGTCGATATCAAAAATAAACGAGTTTATTGGACTGATGTCAgattaaaaacaatcaatagAGTTTACTTAAATGGGTCAATGGCAGAACGAATTATTACATTTGGCCTACAAACTCCAgaag gatTAGCTGTTGATTGGATTGGTGGTAACTTATATTGGAGTGATTCTGGCACTAAGCGAATTGAAGTGTCTAGATTAGATGGAACTATGCGTAAAGTTTTACTTTGGAATGAcataaaaaacccaaaaaatttaatacttgaTCCTAAAAAGgg atttatgtATTGGAGTGAATTTGATGGAATTACTGGATCAATTCATAAATCGTCTATGAACGGTGAAGGAAAAcattgtttgataaataaaattggtaGAGTTGTAAGCATTACTCCAGATTATGACAGTGGTCTGATTTATTGGACAACATTGACGCCAAATAGTGGATCCATCGAAAGTATTGATTTAAACGGAAGACGTCAAAGTAAAATTGTCTCTATTCCATTTGGTAGTTTTCCATCAGCAATAACATATTTCAGG gggTCCTTGTACTGGTTGGATTGGTCAAATGGAACTTATTTCCAAGTCGATATTCAAAGTGGTACAATTTTAAagcaaactaaaataaatttagatcaTGTTACGGATTTGATAACCTTTGATAAATTAAGTCAAACTGGAACAAATCCATGTGCTATAAATAATGGAGGGTGCCAACAATTGTGTCTTGTAAAAGGATCAACAAAAGATCATGAACCTTTGCCATATCACTGTTCATGTGAAACACATTTcacattgtttaaaaataacacttgctctg cacCAAATAGTTTTTTGATTGTGGCACagaaaacaacattttacaGAGTGGTAATGGATATAGATGATTCTTCTGATTCCTCACTCCCTGTCATAGGATTAAAACATGTAAAGGCAGTTGAATATGATCCAATATCACACATGATTTATtgg attgatGGTAGATCACAAATGATTAAACGTTGTCACGAGAATGGTTCAAACCCGAATATGTTTATTGGAAACAATggcaatatatataatttatatgatctTGCTTTGGATCCATATAACAGATTATTGTTTTGGACTTGTACTGTAACGGATACTATCAACGTAACTCGTTTAACAAATAGCAGCTTCCAAGGATctgtatttaaaagttttgatgGGGAAAAACCAAGAAATTTGGCAATACATCCCGAAAAAGG TTATATTTATTGGACTGATTTGGGAAGTCAACACAGAGTAATAAGATCTCGTATTGATGGTCATAATAGAGTTATCATCGCCTCCGATTTGTTATCCCTCGAAGCACTTACTGTTGACAGGGTACaaaatatggtttatttttcgtattcaaGTAAAGTAGATGTTTGTGATCTTCATGGTTATCAAag gaAAACATTGATTTCATTTGATGGTTCACTAATCACTAATATAGCTGTCCTTGGACCATATTTGTATTGGATTGATAAAGAAAAACAAGTGATAGAAAGAGTTAATAAATCCACTGGTTACGTTACTGAAGGAGGCACTGTCATGAATCAAACTCCTCATTTAATTGACATAATTGCTATATATATTCCTACTCCagag gttttagCAATGCATCCTTGCAGTGCAATGAACAAGCATGGTCAATGTTCACACTTGTGCATTGTCACTGGAGTCAATGAGAGTACATCCAACAGCCATCAATGCTCTTGCCCCTTAGGACTTATAATGAGTGACCGCCAATGTGTGAATGTACCAGTTTGTGGCCCTGAACAATTTATATGCAATTCACTGAGTGCAGAATGTATGCCGTTGATATGGCGCTGTGATGGCCAAACAGACTGTCATGATGGTTCGGATGAAGTTAATTGTTTAGAGTGTAATAGACATCAATTCAAATGTTTAGATGGCCATTGTATAG ATAGAAACTGGGTGTGTGATGGTACTAAACAGTGTTCTGATGGTTCAGACGAATCTCGGTGCTGTGAATCCGGATTGCTTTCAAACGATAGATTTCAATGCATTTCTAATGGAGCATGCATACCGGTCAAGGAAGTGTGTGACGGTTGGAAACATTGTATAGATGGATCTGATGAAACTTATTTGGCTTGTTCGTTGATTAGAAATGTGGGCCATACCACTAGCGCCAATAGCGACAAATCATTCAAAGGcacattatttttcacaataattttcTTTGTAACTGTATTCAGTTTGTTGTTGGTCATTATATATCGTTGTGCTAaaag TGATCTAGATCATACTCCAAGTCTGACTAGCAATAATATAGTTACGTACACTACTATACCTATTCCTAGACAATATTCTTCAACATCCGCTTATACAGCTATGCAAAATGGAACACACATTGACTTGATCTCGCCATCAAACTGTAGCCCGCTTAATCCACCGCCGAGTCCTACAACCACACTAACGATGCAGACTAATGATTACATCCGAGCAAATCAATACTTGTGTTATGATGATCGTTACGAACCTCCTTGCCCTACATTGTGTTCACAAACTGATTTGCCCACCGATATGTATGATGATTCAGATTTTGCATTACCTCTTGAACCCTGTCCTCCGCCCCCTACTCCTCGATCACATTCGCCATCTTCAAGCACTTATTTTAGCCCAAATGCACCACCCCCATCGCCTAATAGCTGTAAAAGgctttgttaa